From the Acidobacteriota bacterium genome, one window contains:
- a CDS encoding DUF488 family protein, giving the protein MAIRIVRLGSPRGEGEGLRLGTVRRPPRGVPKSQWASRDFYDLWLPDLAPSEELLQRARQADDERSWQGFVKRYRAEMRRPEAVRLLQLLAALSRQTNFAVGCYCSDESRCHRSVLRELLREQGAVLAGDPRA; this is encoded by the coding sequence ATGGCGATACGAATCGTCCGCCTGGGCAGCCCGAGGGGCGAGGGCGAGGGCCTGCGCCTGGGCACCGTGCGCCGGCCTCCCCGCGGCGTTCCCAAATCCCAGTGGGCGTCGCGAGATTTCTACGACCTCTGGCTGCCGGACCTGGCGCCATCCGAGGAGCTGCTGCAGCGCGCCCGGCAGGCGGATGACGAACGCTCCTGGCAGGGCTTCGTCAAGCGGTATCGTGCGGAGATGAGACGACCCGAGGCCGTGCGCCTCCTGCAGTTGCTGGCGGCACTTTCCCGTCAGACCAACTTTGCGGTGGGCTGTTACTGTTCGGATGAATCCCGCTGCCACCGCTCGGTGCTCCGGGAGTTGCTGCGCGAGCAGGGCGCGGTTCTTGCCGGTGATCCGCGCGCGTGA